CCAAATGTCGCCGCCTTCGGAAATGGCAATCAGAATATTCGCCCTTTCTTTTTGTTCAGCCGTGGCTGCACTCGGACGGTTCACATCCAAGCCTGATTCTTTGACGAACGAAGTGGTGACAATAAAAAAGATCAGCATGATAAAAACCACGTCGAGCATGGGAGTCAAATCAATGCCCGTGTCTTCTTCTTTGTGGCGTTGACGACGGCGGCTCATATTCCACTCTCCTTTGTACGTACAATTTCCTGAAACACCAGGCTCTCAGACAGCTTTTCAGTTTCAACCTTGGCCTTTCCCTCAAGCCATGATCCCATGTAGAGGCCGCTCAGGGAGGCCACCATGCCGGCCATGGTGGGAATGGTGGCCATTGAAATGCCCGAGGCCATAAGCCGGGCGTTTCCGGTTCCGGTCACGGCCATCACATCAAAGACAGCAATCATTCCAGTCACCGTGCCCAACAAACCCAGCAGGGGGCAAACGGAGACCAGAGTTTTAATCAATGGAATGCGCTCAGAAAGCGCTTGCTGCGCCTGGGAGATTTTAGCCAGGCGGATCTGGTGAGCGTCCCAGGAATCTTTGTCACCGCGTTTGTCCCATTCCTGTTTGATGGACTTGGCTAGAGACGGGAAGTCCTTTTTCAAAAACAAACTTCGTTCTAATATCAGGGTCCACAGGGCCAGAGTGGTGGCAAATATTAACGCCAACACCTGACCGCCGGTGGCTAAGAAATCTTGAATGACTTCCCAGGCTTCAAATAGCATTGGATCACCCCTTCTCCCCGCGACTGGCAATCATGCCAGCGCTTTGTTCTTCAAGGATCTGGATCAGGCCCTTGCTCTTGGAGTTCACAAAGTTGTGTAGCAATAGCAGCGGGATGGCGCAGACCAATCCGAACACCGTAGTGATCAGGGCCTGGGAAATACCACCGGCCATGAGTTTTGGATCGCTGGTGCCAAACAAAGTGATGCTTTGGAAGGTCAGGATCATACCGGTCACTGTTCCCAAAAGACCGAGCAGAGGTGCCACGGCCGAGAGCAGTTTAATAGTGCCAATTCCTCTTTCCAGTTTAGGAGTAGAGCGCAAAACCTCCTCATCAATTTTGAGTTCAAGAGTTTCCAGATCCTTTTCCCGGTATTGGGAGAAGACCTGCATGATACGGCCAAGAGGATTGTTGAGGTTGGCCTCAGTCGATGCCAACTGGCTGGTGATCTTCTTGCCTTCGCGGTAAAGGACAATCAGTCGCTCGATCACCAGGATGAGGCCCAAGATCAACAAGGCGATAATGACGTAACCTACAACTCCGCCTTGCTGAAATCTCTCGCCTAAGCTCGGGGCCTGGACCAGCATGGACAAAAGACTTCCCCGACTGGGATCAAGGCTGAAGGCGGCAAAGGATGATCTGCTGGAAGCAAAGTCACTGGCAAGCGACAAATGCTTACCCTCAGGTTGCCTGGCCAGTTCCATGATTTGACCGGTGGCGGGTTGAAAGTGAAGGTACAGGCCATCACTGATCAGGTTAAAGCTCCCCACGCGCACCACGGGTTGAACATTCTTAGTGCCATCAGGGGCGATCACCGAAGCTTTAAAGCGGGTGACCTTTCCTGATTCGGTCATCTCCTGCTGGAGGTGAAACCACAGATTTTCCAGATCTTGGATCTCTGGCAGGGATTTTCTTTCAGCCAAATCGGCCATTGCTTCTTTGCGACCTGGAATTTGGGCTGAAATCACCGAACCTTCGAACTGGCCTCTCATGTCGCCGGCGACTTGTTTGACCACGCCAAACATTTCCCCCAGAGTTCCCAGAACAATCTGCTTTTGGGTTTCAATTCCGGCCAGGTCCTTTTCGTTCTTTTCAAATTGCCGAGTGAGGCCCATTGTGACCTTTTCAATCGCTGCCAGTTGAGACTGGGCTTCCTTCAAAAGCGCCATCTGCTGATCGCGTTTACTCAGGAAATCCTCTTCCCGTTGGATTTGTAGCTCTGCCTTTGTCCCTTGTTCTTTTTTGACCTGGGCCAGGAGCTCGTCCAAATTTGACGGGTTGGCCGAGGCGGGGAGGGAGAAAACAGTCATTAAACTGATTAAAGTGATAAGTCTTTTCATTATTTCACCTCAGCGGTTTGGATGGGGAGCTTCATCAGATCGGGAGCGGCTTCTTTGCGGGCAATGCGCAGACCTTTGCGAATACTTTTGGCGAAAGAGTCATCTAGGGGGAGCCACCTTTTTTGTTGAGGCATCCACTGGCCGGCCTGTTTGCCATCAAGTGTTTGATAGATCAGGGCGAGGCGACCGATACGCAGAAAATCCACGGTCAGGTCTTTGCCATTCACCTGCTGGAGGCCGCGGTAGGCTTCAATGGTTCGACCGTAGTCGTTTTCCACCTGGTAAGCTTCCAACACGCGCCGGAACTTCTCAGAGGTCGAGACATCAGCCCGATTCATCATGGTCTTGAGTTTGCCAATCCGGTCCTGTCGCTCTTCCATCAGGAAAGGAATGTCCAGCTGAACAAATTTTTCCATAGTGGCAATCATGCGCATCATCAGTGGCACCACTTCCCTTTGCGTGTTGCGGATGGAGTCGATGTCTTTTTGAATGGCCTTCATTTCGGCAACCTGGTCGGCCAGGAGCTTTTCCAATTGAGCGTTGTAAATTTTGGTGTTGTCAATTTTCCGTAATGTCATTCGGTACTCATCCAGAAGCCTGCGGGTCTCATCCGAGATCTCGGTGATCTTTTTCTGAGCCTGTGCAGACTCGCTATTGGCCTTTTCCTGAGAGGACAGGACCTGGTTGAGTTTCTGTTGTTCTGTTTCAGCAGGCTGTTGCGCCATGGCCGCCCCTGCAAACAGAAAAGTTCCAAGGATAATGGGTATTAGCTTTTGTTTCATATGGTTCCTCTCGTCCTTCATCCAATTACAGATTTTGTTTGTAGCCCACATAGACGGTGCGGCCGATGGCATCAAACAGGCTTCCGTCCAATTGATTATTGGGATCCGAATCATCCAGTGGGGGAGTGGAACCGGCGATGTTCTTCACTCCCATAGTCAAAGTACCATCCCAGGGCGCAGTGTAGTTGTACTGAAGGTCCAGCTCGGTGTAGTTGTCCAGGTCGCCTTCTTCTTTCACTGTTTTTTCGGTGCCGGCAACGGTACGCGCAACAAGACTCATCTCATTGTTGAGATTGGGAGCGTAGGAGAGCGTGGCCGTATTTCTCCAAGGGGGTAGTCCGCGTTCACCCAGGATGTCTTTAAATCCGGTACCTGGGAATCCTTCTTGCTTGTATGAAAAGATCAGGCCATGCTCGATCTTAAATCCAATCAGGCCCAACTTGCTCTTGTGGCGAATTTCGGTGGCCACATCAAGGCCCGAGATCTCCTGCTTGGAGAGATTCAACAGTGGGGCCGTCACTTCTTCAATGTATCCACTGCTGTCCCGTTTAATGACCACACCATATTGAGCCAGGTTTGCTCCTGCCAGCTCAGCTTTGGTGGCGTCTTCAAGACTCAGGCCCACCACATTGTCGAGATTGATCTGCCACCAGTCAAAACCGAACGAGAACATCTGCGAAGGTTGGTAGATCATACCGAAGTTCACGGACTGCGACTTCTCCTCTTTCAAATTGGGATTCCCCCCAGAGATTCTCAAGTACTGCTGTGGAGTGCAGGAAGGTGTTGAACCACCGGCGGTTTTTTCCGCTTCACAGGCGACATGGTCGATAAAACTCGGGTAGCCTTCACTAGTCGATGCGTAAAGGTCTTGCATGGCCGGAGCCTTAAAGCCTGTGCCGACGGAGGCGCGGAACATCAAAGACTTTGAGGCTTGCCAGCGCATGGCGGCCTTAGGATTGGTGGTTTCTCCGAAGTCACTGTATTTGTCGTGACGTCCGGCAAGCTGCAGCTCCAAATTCTGTGTCAGAGGTGCTGAGATTTCCATGTAACCCGATTGGGTGTCGCGCTCGCCTCCTCCAGACGATCCAGCGTTACCAAAGACTTTTCCTTGGACTGAAAGAGGATCGAAGATGTCTTGGTAGGCTTCGTGGGAGAATGTCCCGCCAAGTCCCAGCGCTAGGGCTCCACCCCAGATATCAAAAAGCTCACCGCTTAGTTTGAGTTCAGTGGCTGAGATTTCCGAGACAGACTCCTGCCAGGGCTTGTAAAAGGCACTGTCCAAAGAGCCGCGAGAGCCGGCAGGGGCCATAGGATTAAAGGCTCCTGTGGCGATCAGATCATCCAGGTCTGCTTCTACCGCATAGCCGCTGACGCCAAAGTCCGTGCGGTGGACGCGATTAGTATGGCTGCTCAGTTCCCAATCCCAGGTGTTGAAGAACTCTCCCTTAAACCCTGCCAGAAACCCAATGGCGGTGGTTTCAATCACACTTTGTCGGTTGCCCAGTTCAATGAGGCGGTAGCGAATCTCCACATCTGACCCAGGAGTCACGCCGGGGAGAGGAGTGCTTCCAGGCCCCAATGTGTCGGCGACGGCGGCAGGTACCTTAAAAATGCCGGGAGAAGGAGCATACACCCAGCTGGCTCGCTTGCGAGTGGCATTGACCCGACCAAAAAAACGATACTGTTCATTGAACTCATAAGTATAGTCGGTCAAAGCACTCAGCTGTTCCAGGTCCGGAAGTGTGGTGGCGAAGTCGGCGTATTTGAAAGTACAGAAGTCACCGCCTGGTGTGGACCTGATTTGGTCGGCAGGGCAGAGGGCGTCGGCTTTCCAAGGTTCTTTAGATCCGTCGCCGTTCACCTGACGGTAAGAGCCAGGGCTGCCAAGGGTGGAGGTGCCTTCAGCACTCCATTTGCGATCGCGGGCAAAAATCTTTTTGTTTTGTCTGTAGTGGACCGTGGTTACTAGTGAACTTTCGGCCGAGCTGGAACCTGTCACCAGGTTCAGCTCCACCTTTTCTCCACCCTTCATGTCGGGGACATGCTGACGAGCCGAGAGCTCCGTGCCGTTGTAATCCTTGCGGGTGATGATATTGACCACTCCACCCAGGGCATCAGAACCATAAGTGGCACTGGCTCCGTCTTTAAGGATGTCGATGCGCTCGACAGCAGCCATGGGGATCAGGTTTAGGTCCACGGCACCGGTGACGGCGTCAGAAGGAAGACGTTTTCCATTAAGGAGGACTAGGGTGCGACTCGCACCCAGTCCACGCAAGCTCACATGGGCAACTCCCGCCGCGTTACTTCCCGAGGCTTCACGAGCAGAACCAAAGGAATTGGTTGTGCTCTCCCGCAAAACATCGGCGACGGAATTGTAACCGGATCTTTCCAGGTGTTCTCTGTCGAGAACCACGACTGGTGAGGGGCCTTCCACATCAATGCGTTTGATGTGAGAACCGGTGACTTCAAGTTTTTCAACGCGTTTATCATAAGATTTGGCCTTTTCAGCAGCGGCGCGCTGCTCGGCCTCGGATTCGACTATGGGAGTGACGGTGACGGATTTGCCAGCATCACCATCGGTATTTTCCTCGGAATTTTGTGCAGCTTCGGATTCAGGTCGAGATTCGGTCTTGGCAGCATCCTTTTTTTCGGGCTCTGACTCTTCTTTTGAGTCTTCTTGATCAGTGGTACTTTCAGTGGCCGGACTATTCTCAGTTGTTTCTTCGCTGGATTGTTCAGTTGCAGCAGGAGCTTCTGATTCTTGACCGTACACTTCCGGCAAGAGAAATGAACTTAAGGCTGCAATCAGTGAAGTCCAGAGTAAAAAACGCCGTATGGCCGAGGCGAAACCCCGACAGATAAGAAACCCCATAGACAGTAATCCCCCATTTGCTGGTGCCACAAAGGGCACACAATGGGGGTATCAGCAAAGTCCGTACCGCTTTGACAGGTGTCATTTTTTCCTGTCAAAAAAGAATCAGACACATCTGAAGGGGAATTCGGTTCAACGGAGCTTTATTTTCAGTGAAGAAATGACCCCAGAGGTGGTCGCGCATTAGGGAAGTGGTTTGAGGTGATGAACGCGGACCTGTCCCCACTCATCTATATTAAGTAAAACCCGGTAGGAGATTTTTGTTCCATTGGCGAAGGCAAACGTCAGGTCGCCCTGTTTGATTAAACCCATTTCCTGCTCGCGAAGACTTTGCCGATCCCTTGAGGTGAGGATTTGATCTAAATCGAACTGCAGAGAAACCAGGTGAAGCGATAGATTTTGGTCGCTGCGGTTGAGGGGGCGAGGAAAGGATCTTTGCTCTAGCAAGTGGTAGAGCCAGCGCAACAGGGTGGTGCGATTCCAGGAGTCTGGTCGGTGTCCCAATTCGATGCCCGCCGGGCGGTAGATCTCACGCAGCCAACGGCGAAGTTCAGTCGTGCTCACACCTGATAGGGGAATGGCTGCCGGAGTTGGCAAAGCCTTTTGCACTTGCGGTGGAGTAAGAGTCCAAGGGTGTTCAAAGCTCAAAATGACATCATCGGATTGTCCGTCGCTGCGATAGAGCTGCCAGCGAGAGGAAGTGGAATCACAAGTCTGTAAAGCAACCTTTACATGAAATCGGTAGGTCGATTCGCTCACCCACTCGATTTGGGGGTCAAAGGCGGTGACAGCAAAAGAGTGGCCTGGGCAACGGGCTGGATGGCGCCTCTCTAGGGAAGCGGCATTGCTGGCGTATGCATTTGTTGTGAGTAGAAACAACAAACAGATTAAAGGCCCTGTAGTCAGCCTTTGCCAAAGTGACAAACCCCTCTCCTCCCGTCGATACATTGGGTCTCACAGCTACGGAGTGCCGGGTCAAGGGCTGGGATCGGTGAGAAATATTTGCAGGCTCTGAGGTGTGTGGCTACTATCCGGTTAGGGAAATAGGGGAGGATCTATGAGGGGTGTCAGATCAGCAACAATCCTAATGGTCGGCCTGTGCCTAATGATGAGTGAACGGGCACATGGGCGTGATCCCGAGCCGCGGGTCTTTCCCGATGTAACCTGGTCCCATGTGCCGATTTGCTGGGGCTACAACTGTCGGGTCATCACAAATACAGTATGGAGTGGAGAGGAAAGGGATGAGGTGCTTGGTCTTTTTTATCGCCAGACTGTTGAAAATGCTGAGCAGGAAAGACAGCTCCTCAAGTCAGTGATGGCCTTGATGGAGACCATAGCAGGCCGAAAATCTCCTATATATATGGATAGGGGCCGCAACAATGGCGGAGATCTTCCTGGCGAAATGGACTGCCTGGACAAGAGCAGCAACGTCTATACTTATTTGTCTCTCTTGGAGCAGGAAGGTCTTCTGCGGTTTCACCAATCTACAGAATATGCTTTTCGAATGCGGTTTATTTTTGCTCAGCACTATTCTGCGGCCATTAAGGAAGTGGCCAGTGGAGAGGATTGGGTCATTGATTCCTGGTTTTTTGATTTTGGGTCAGAACCCATTGTCGTCACTGTCGACGATTGGAAGGCCGGTCGCCCCCATTGAAAGCTATGTGTTTCAGTAGTGTTACCTGAATGCAGTGTCCACAATCTGGACAAGCTGACCAGCCTGTCGAGAAATCCGATGTCGAACTTGTAGGCCTTCCTGAGCCACTTGACACCCGGTCTGTCTCAGGTTCGGACGAGCCCCCCGTCATTTGGCGAACAGGTGAGTAATGCATGGCATTAGCTTTGCTTTTTAGTTCAGTGCAAGGTCGGGGGGGGAATGAAAATGAAGCAACTGAGTTATGTACTAGTCATCGCAGCAACATTTGGACTGTTTCGCGCTGAGACAGCTCAAGCCGGGTGGAAAAGAACCAACGCCAACGCCAGCATAGTGGCGAATTCGGCAGATGATCTCGTGAACAAGTTGAAAGAGATTGCCAAAGAGTCAGAAGGCGACACCGTTGGTGATTATGACTTGGCTCAAGAGGCAAAGGAATACACCCAGAACAAGTTGGCTGACGCCTATGCGACCTTAATTTTTTTCGCACACAAGAGTCCCAACAAAAAACGTTACATTAAGCAGGTGAGCAAGACACTTTCTGCAGCACAAATGAAGCGGGTTAATGCCATTTTAAAACAACTGGATCGCATGCCCGCGAGCGAAGAGGACCAATCTCGTGTTCAGGAGTACATCTTAGAGCAAAGCGAAGACATTGCTGAGTATGAGGTGGAAAAGGCTGAAAAATCCTTCGCTAAAGAATTCCGCACGGTCATCACTGAAAAGAGTCGCGAAAAGGCCAAAAATCAGCCTGGAGCCTAAGCTCGTTTAAGGACGGCTGATTTTCACTGTCCAATCAGATCCAGATTCAATGCCCCTCATTTTGGCAAAATTGCCTTGGTTTACGGCCAGGGCAAGATCTAACAGACTATTCAGGTAAATCAGATCTTCGCCAACAGTCACGTCACCAAAGGTGCGAGCAAATGGGATCACTCGGTTGTACACCAGGCGTTGTTGGTTAAATATCTGCACCCGGTAGAGTTCGCCCACGTTCAGATTCATCTTGTCGGCCAGGTCATTGGAGATATTGGTCCATACATTTCCGTACTGAGGATCCAAAACCGGAATATTGCCACTGAGAACACCTTCACTCCAGGTGGCTTGGGTGAAATCCAATTTCACCAGGTCGTCTTTAACCGCAGGCCCCACCTTGTCGAAGGGGGTCTTTTCTGACGCGAGCATGGCACCAGTGTAGGCGTAGACGTCCCTTCCATGAAAGGTGTGGGAAAGGGTAGAACCTTTGATTCGCATTTTTTTCTCGTCAATCTGCCTCACCTCCTCAATGCCGAACTTCTGAGCTAGATGGGTCAGAGTCCCGTTGTCAGGAGTGACGATGAGGTGGCCCGTTTTGAGTTTGGCGACCACGCTTTTGCGGCTAGAGCCCACTCCCGGATCGACAACACTGACAAAGACGGTGCCCTTTTTCCAATAGGGCATCACCTGCATCAGTCGATATGAAGCTTCCCACGTGTTGAAGGCAGGGATCTCATGGGTGAGGTCACTGACCTTGAGATTGTCATCGACTTGGAAGATGACCCCTTTCATGGCACTTACGGCCCCGTCTTTCAGGCCAAAATCAGTTTGCAAAACTAAAAGGGATTTTGCCAATGCCAAGGGGTTTACCATTAAGCAGGACGCTAGCAAGATCGAGAAAAAGGAGGGCTTCATCATTTCTGAACAATTAGGGCAAAATGGACTCTCTGTCCACCCTCACTCTCCATCTTTGGTGGCAGAGCGATTGAGATGGGCGCTCAAGCCACTGGCTAGTAGAAGTTTCAGGATGGCGCCTGGCACAAAGGGGTAGAGTCCGGCGGACAGTAAAGTGCCCTCCGGGATGAAGTATCTAAGAATCAATAGCCCGCAAGCAAACACAACAGCGAGCCCTAAGGCACCTGCCAGCACGGCCTTCACATAGGTGCGTCCCCAGCCCCGATCAGCAAGGGAGCCAATCACATAGGAGGCCGCCAGCATGCCCAAAAGATATCCTGAGGTGGCACCAGCCAGGCCCGATTTAAACTGGGCAAACAGCGGCAGGCCCAATGCCCCCAGGCCTATGTAGAGTAATAGGGTCTCAAAGCCGAGGCGTCTTCCCCAGAGTAAAGACACGAACAGCAGGCCAAAGGTTTGTCCCGTCACTGGCACCGGAGTGAAGGGGAGAGGGATCGCCACCTGAGCCAACAAGAACATGAGGCCCACTCCAGAGGAAACAGCCAACAAGCGGCCCTTGATGTGCGTCAATTCAGATGGAAAAAGACGAGGTATAAGCGCTTGAGAAATCATTGGCATCCCTTTTGGTGACCGTCATTTGCTGAGCGAGTGTTACCAGAAAAGGAATGGTCCTGACAATGAGCCAGGACCATCTTTATGAGTTTCAATTGAAAGACGAAAAATCAATTTCTCGTGGGTCGTGCGTTGGTCTCTTTGCACAGGGGCGGGCCACAGCCATTTCCGCCTCCACCACAGGCAACGTGAGTGCATCCCAGGGTCTTAATTTCTTTGGGAGTGAAATTGGCGCGGGCAAGAAGGATTTCCTCCAAGCGCTCCAGGTCCATGCCGACCGCATCCTCACCGTCTTGGCTGAGGGCAGCGGTGTCGACTTTTAAATTCAGGCCGGGATTGATGATATTCAGGTTGTCGACGATAAACTTGATGTCAGGACTCACCATCGGCCGGGTTCTCTCGCTGGAGCGAGGAATGTTCGCGTGCGAGGGGAGAGCAAGGCCAATACTGAGAATCAAGCCAGCAGCCAGTGAAAAGTATCGGGTCATTTTGCACCTCCTAGACAGGGAATTCAGGTCCCGCCCCCCTAACTTCCAAAATCCGGGCCAGGATTTTAGTGCCTTAATGGCCCCATTGGGCTGTTGAGCTGAAGCAGGCCGCATTTGGGGCCCCATGATCATTTGACCTGGTGTCATTTTGCACGGGGGGCCAAGGCTTTATGATTCTGGAATTACAGGGTAAATCTTTCACTTATCCAACCTATGCGGAAGCCGGAGGAGGCCCTTATGCCCTCGTTTGACATCGTCTCGGAAGTGAACCTTCAAGAAGTGGAAAATGCCGTGAATCAGGCAACCAAGGAAATCCAAAGTCGTTACGACTTCAAGGGTTCCAAGGCCAAGCTTGAATGGGACAAAAAAGAAATTCAGATTTCGGCTGAGGACGATTACAAAATTGGCGCCATGAAGGATATCCTGCAAACTAAGATGCATCGTCGCGGGGTAGACATTCAGGCACTGCAGTTCACAGATCCTGAACAGGTCGGTGGGATGATGCTCAAGATGAAAGTAACATTGGTTCAGGGAATCGATAAGGAGATGGCCAAGAAAATCACCAAGTCGATCAAGGACTCAAAACTCAAGGTTCAGCCGCAGATTGTGGACGACAAGGTGAGAGTGACTTCCAAGAGCATCGATGCCCTTCAGGAGTGCATTCAGTTCATCAAACAGCAAGCCTTGGGTATCCCGGTACAGTTTGAAAATATGCGTTCTTAGGTCATGGTGCCATCGATCTGGGACTAGAGTGAAAAGAGCCTTGAAATTAATCAGGGCTGTTGCATAATTTGACTGTGGAGAGTAAATCGCCTATCGAAAAAATGAAAAAGGTGGCAGAGGACAAGCACCTCTCCGAGGCGCCGGCGCACACCTTTATGTCCAAACAAGTCCTCAGTATCACCGCAGGTACCCGGATCTATTTTGCGGTCAAAATGCTGCAAACCCATCGTATCAGTGGTGCTCCGGTTGTCGACAACAGTGGGCATTTGATTGGCATTATCTCTGACTATGATCTTTTACTTCAGGCAGCAACCCGGGATGTATCGTCGCCATTGGAATACCGCCACGACGTCCTTGCCATTGACCTGGACACACCTCTGAAAGAGGTGATTGTTCACCTTTACAGGACCAAATACCGCAGACTTCCGGTGGTGGACAAAACTCGCAAAGTGGTCGGTGTGGTCTCGCGCATTGATGTGTTAATGAAGCTTCTCGGCTTGCCTTAGCATCGACCAAGGTCGAGGTCTGTCGGGCGGAACAGGTCCCCATATGTTTGCTAAAGACAAAGCCATTCCGGGCGGGTTAGCATAGTGGCAGATGTGGTTTTCGCCACATCCGGAAGGCTGATATGCGTTGGTATCTCAATACTCAGAAATTATCGGGTCGAATCGAGTTGGCTCGCAAAGGACACTCGGAACTCCTGCTTGTTAATGAACACGGGGACGAGTTCTCCATTATCAATACTGATTCCAGTCGAGGACTTGCCCATTTTTGTGGTGAGACTCTCACGATAGAAGGTCGGGTGAAGGGCGCCTCCACTGGCCGTAGCTACCTCTGGGTGGACCGTTGGTTCAGAGGCTCTTTGGATGGTCGCGGAGACAACGAGGTCAAGACAGGCTAGAATGACTCGACGAGCACGCCCCAAGAAGCTGGCTCCCATTGAATCTTTTGATTTTCCAGAAGGCTTTATTCTTTCCCGAAAGTACCGGATTGTGCGCAAGATTGGTCAGGGTTGGGAAGGCGAAGTCTATATTGTCGAAGAGCTGTTCACTGGAATCGAGAGAGCAGCCAAGGTCTTCTTCCCCCATCGTAATGTCAACAATAAGGCTGCCAAGTTTTACGCAAAGAAACTTCATAAACTTAGAAGTTGTTCCATCCTTATTCAATATCTGACTCAGGAAAGAATCTATTACCGGGGGCACGAAATCACTTACCTGATTTCCGAGTTCGTTGAAGGCGAAACCCTGGATGATTTCCTGGCTCGTCAACCAGGGAAACGCCTGAGTCCGTTTCAGGCCATGCACATGTTAGCCGCATTGGCCAAGGGAATGGAGGAGGTTCATCGCCTCAAGGAATACCATGGTGACCTTCATTCCGGGAACGTTATGGTTCAGCGATATGGGCTGGAATTCCATTTGAAGGTTCTGGACATGTTTCACTGGGGCTCAGCCTCTCCCGAAAATATTCGCGATGATGTGTCTAATATGATTCGCATTTTTTACGACTGTTTGGGTGGGGCCCGTTTTTATCCAAGGCAACCCGAGGAAGTAAAAGAAATCTGCTGTGGACTTAAGAAGACACTGATATCGCGGAAATTTAAAACGGCTGGATTGTTACGCCATCATTTGGAACAGATGGCCTGGAGTTGATGAATATGAGCGAGTACGTTGGCCGTATCGTTCTCAATGAAAATCTCGAAGAGTTGGAGTCCTTTCACGGGGGTTGGCTCGAAGGGGTTATTCA
This is a stretch of genomic DNA from Pseudobdellovibrionaceae bacterium. It encodes these proteins:
- a CDS encoding protein kinase, encoding MTRRARPKKLAPIESFDFPEGFILSRKYRIVRKIGQGWEGEVYIVEELFTGIERAAKVFFPHRNVNNKAAKFYAKKLHKLRSCSILIQYLTQERIYYRGHEITYLISEFVEGETLDDFLARQPGKRLSPFQAMHMLAALAKGMEEVHRLKEYHGDLHSGNVMVQRYGLEFHLKVLDMFHWGSASPENIRDDVSNMIRIFYDCLGGARFYPRQPEEVKEICCGLKKTLISRKFKTAGLLRHHLEQMAWS